Proteins co-encoded in one Yamadazyma tenuis chromosome 1, complete sequence genomic window:
- the PEX5 gene encoding Peroxisomal membrane signal receptor PTS1 (COG:U; EggNog:ENOG503NUGJ) → MSFVGGGADCSVNGNAIAQFNKHTQQDRSLQRQTANQTQFIGQNSFKSENGAMNQADRRNMEAFMNGGGQSFQFSPMHHELDVIHRSSAQPALHQPQILSQKQNWSTEFQAHSPSPSAQQHATGSPQWGAEFQTRPELQQQPQMQNSGSPQMSMRMGYRPMMPMMGSSLHQPAPQVAAQPVSNQEQQVDWDNQFKEIEELSQTANAQTDETAQREGSPEIVVDDKYEATFQEVWDSLNDEALENDFINQQYEDFKTTQRETLPADMSQWERDFAKYASTRAHFGEYKSEDKQNNQFLDLPADQDPYEIGLQLMENGAKLSEAALAFEAAIQRDETHVDAWLKLGEVQTQNEKEIAGISALEKCLELNPENSQALMTLAISYVNEGYDNAAFATLERWISTKYPQITEKARQQNPQITDEDRFSLNKRVTELFINAAQLSPNQASMDADVQLGLGVLFYANEDFDKTIDCFKAALSIKPDDPVLWNRLGASLANSNRSEEAVDAYFKALELKPTFVRARYNLGVSCINIGCYKEAAEHLLSGLAMHQVEGHDTTATTSLSPNQSTALTETLKRAFIAMERRDLLEVVKPGMNLDQFRGEFTF, encoded by the coding sequence ATGTCTTTTGTCGGAGGCGGAGCAGACTGCTCAGTTAACGGAAATGCCATTGCTCAGTTCAATAAGCACACTCAACAGGATCGATCACTCCAACGTCAAACTGCTAATCAGACCCAGTTTATCGGACAaaattccttcaaaagcGAAAATGGTGCCATGAACCAGGCCGACCGTCGCAATATGGAAGCCTTCATGAACGGTGGTGGTCAGCTGTTTCAGTTTCTGCCCATGCATCATGAGTTGGACGTAATCCACCGGAGCCTGGCGCAACCGGCCTTacaccaaccacaaatacTTTCTCAAAAACAAAACTGGTCGACCGAGTTTCAGGCACACTCTCCTTCACCGTCGGCACAACAGCACGCTACCGGTAGCCCTCAGTGGGGCGCAGAGTTTCAAACAAGGCCAGAGCTCCAACAACAGCCACAAATGCAAAATTCTGGACTGCCCCAGATGTCGATGAGAATGGGTTATCGCCCCATGATGCCCATGATGGGCTCTAGTTTACACCAGCCAGCTCCCCAGGTGGCAGCCCAGCCGGTCAGCAACCAGGAACAGCAGGTGGACTGGGATAACCAGTTTAAGGAGATTGAAGAGCTCTCACAAACGGCAAATGCCCAGACAGACGAGACGGCCCAACGCGAAGGCTCACCTGAGATCGTAGTGGACGACAAGTACGAGGCTACATTCCAGGAAGTCTGGGATAGTTTGAACGATGAGGCGTTAGAAAACGACTTTATCAATCAACAGTatgaagacttcaagaCTACCCAGAGAGAAACACTTCCGGCAGATATGAGCCAATGGGAGCGTGATTTCGCCAAGTATGCGTCCACCCGAGCCCATTTCGGCGAATATAAGTCTGAAGACAAACAGAACAACCAATTTTTGGATCTTCCGGCTGACCAAGATCCATACGAAATCGGGCTTCAGTTGATGGAAAATGGTGCGAAGCTCTCGGAGGCCGCGCTAGCATTCGAGGCTGCCATCCAACGTGATGAGACTCACGTAGATGCATGGTTGAAATTAGGGGAAGTGCAGACCCAAAATGAAAAGGAGATTGCTGGGATTTCAGCGTTGGAAAAGtgtttggagttgaatCCTGAAAACAGCCAGGCATTAATGACCTTAGCCATCTCATATGTTAATGAGGGTTATGACAATGCTGCATTTGCTACTTTGGAACGGTggatttccaccaaataCCCCCAAATCACCGAAAAGGCCCGTCAACAGAATCCTCAAATCACCGACGAAGACCGGTTCTCTTTGAATAAAAGAGTCACTGAATTGTTTATTAACGCAGCACAATTATCGCCCAATCAAGCTAGTATGGACGCCGACGTTCAATTGGGATTGGGAGTTTTGTTCTACGCCAACGAGGACTTTGACAAGACCATCGACTGCTTTAAAGCTGCCTTAAGTATTAAACCTGACGACCCGGTCTTGTGGAACCGGTTGGGTGCTTCCTTGGCAAACTCCAATAGGTCAGAGGAAGCAGTTGATGCTTACTTTAAGGCTTTGGAACTCAAACCAACTTTTGTTAGAGCACGTTACAACTTGGGAGTTTCGTGCATCAACATTGGATGTTACAAGGAAGCTGCCGAGCATTTGTTGAGTGGTTTGGCCATgcaccaagttgaaggtcACGACACTACTGCCACCACATCATTATCCCCAAACCAATCTACTGCATTAACCGAAACGTTAAAAAGAGCATTTATTGCCATGGAGAGAAGAGACTTATTGGAAGTAGTCAAACCAGGAATGAACTTGGACCAATTTCGGGGAGAGTTCACCTTCTGA
- a CDS encoding uncharacterized protein (COG:P; EggNog:ENOG503P0AJ), with amino-acid sequence MASTKVDIARQVPSAPPADEPAARLLPGEHTLPASWWTSEKVFELEKRSIFNKSWLFCIHSSRFNKAGDYFRFTFAGINFFVIKSKVDNQIKAFHNVCRHRAYPVVRKDKGSSTVLGCKYHGWSYNSDGKLLKAPHFNDVEGFVKEENSLFPVNTHVTEQGLVFVNFNNDPESVIPFDKWFEGLNSELNEFDFSDYEYHMSYELDGQFNWKTLMDGYQECYHCPTAHPGLSSAFKMETYKVVPKNRYCRHYAQIVREEQPESEPEPEPEQSSWFGMRKQAQPQPSPQKKPKKANPGGEFNGLWVYLFPTNGINCYSPAWYSIRVLPVSPTHTILQYDIFTKKGLDEDTKKEFVDFLQLVELEDFNLCQLTQKNLNEGVYSSGYLHPLKERGVLFYQNLVRDMVKEHFALEQAAGKPINPAIISNKKANKDVQELEEICNQLECGSSSGSSELQW; translated from the coding sequence ATGGCCTCTACCAAAGTCGATATTGCCAGACAGGTGCCCAGTGCACCACCAGCAGATGAACCCGCTGCAAGATTATTGCCCGGTGAACACACCCTTCCCGCCAGTTGGTGGACTAGTgaaaaggtgtttgagCTTGAGAAAAGATctattttcaacaaaagTTGGCTTTTCTGTATCCATTCATCGCGGTTCAACAAGGCTGGTGATTACTTCAGATTCACATTCGCAGGAATCAACTTTTTTGTtatcaagtccaaagttGACAACCAGATCAAGGCCTTCCATAACGTTTGTCGTCACAGAGCTTATCCCGTGGTACGTAAGGATAAAGGATCTTCAACCGTGcttggctgcaaatacCACGGCTGGTCCTATAACTCGGACGGAAAATTGCTTAAAGCTCCTCACTTCAACGATGTAGAAGGGTTTGTCAAGGAAGAAAACTCATTGTTTCCCGTCAACACCCACGTGACCGAGCAAGGGTTGGTATTTgttaacttcaacaacgacCCCGAGTCGGTGATTCCGTTTGACAAGTGGTTTGAAGGTTTGAACAGCGAGCTCAATGAATTTGATTTCTCCGACTATGAATACCACATGTCTTACGAATTGGACGGGCAGTTcaattggaaaactttgaTGGACGGGTACCAGGAGTGCTACCACTGTCCCACCGCCCATCCTGGATTAAGCTCAGCCTTTAAAATGGAAACTTACAAGGTTGTTCCAAAAAACAGGTACTGCCGTCACTATGCACAAATCGTGCGTGAGGAACAACCCGAATCCGAACCTGAACCCGAACCCGAACAAAGTAGTTGGTTTGGTATGAGGAAACAGGCTCAACCGCAACCAAGTCCTCAGaaaaaaccaaagaaggcCAACCCAGGGGGTGAGTTCAATGGTTTGTGGGTATATTTATTCCCCACCAACGGGATCAACTGCTATTCTCCCGCTTGGTATTCGATTAGAGTATTGCCAGTGTCTCCTACCCACACGATTTTGCAGTACGATATCTTTACTAAAAAGGGCTTGGATGAAGATACCAAGAAggagtttgtggactttttgcagttggtggaattggaagatttTAATTTGTGTCAGTTAACAcaaaaaaacttgaacgaAGGGGTGTACTCTTCAGGCTACTTGCACCCACTCAAAGAAAGAGGCGTATTGTTTTATCAGAATTTGGTGAGAGATATGGTGAAAGAGCATTTCGCTCTTGAGCAAGCAGCAGGAAAGCCCATTAATCCAGCCATTATTAGCAATAAAAAGGCCAATAAAGATGTGCAGGAGTTGGAGGAAATCTGTAACCAGTTGGAATGTGGCAGTTCTTCCGGGAGTTCAGAACTCCAGTGGTAA